Proteins from one Larimichthys crocea isolate SSNF chromosome XX, L_crocea_2.0, whole genome shotgun sequence genomic window:
- the mybpc1 gene encoding myosin-binding protein C, slow-type isoform X6 → MPEPTKKDETPNGQPEEIVAPESNGAPPLPEISLEVSPPPDDDDAAATTPSPTPQPEDASSPKKLSIDLPNDSVPVPAMGRKDSVWSLGDGQAPEDLEKPIDTPPLSTLLIEKPQSATIYVGGDVSFVAKVEAKDLLRKPTIKWFKGKWMDLASKTGKHLQLKETFDRFTKVHTFEMHIIKAKDNYTGNYRCEVNYKDKFDSCSFDLEVKEAENTGLQGIDIRSAFKRSSEGQEDAGELDFSGLLKHRNQREPKQDDTPEIDVWEILKNARPDQYEKIAFMYGITDLRGLLRRMKKIPKEEKKSEAFAKKLEPAYQVDKGGKIRLVVDLADPTVDLKWYKNGQEIRPTPNQRKYIFEHKGTQRIMVINNCSVNDDAAYSVAAGDEKCCTELFVKELPIKIVKGIEPVKTTVNERIELECEVSEEGAQVKWMKNGVEVPTGVRSRYRVKCEGTKHYLVIDDASKEDTGTYSIMATGGTSEARIQVDLKPLKVHQDLQNITVLLGQPVKLQCEIYPGNVPGRWYRNGQLIQPSDRITIIHRNRVHRLETETCSLHDAGDYTFVPEGYSQSLSCKLHIIDPPRVHLDSLNFPDNTVTIVAGNKLRLEIPISGEPAPRVVWMKGERVILESGHRVRAETYGDQTSLTIEVTEREDSGNYKIVLQNEAGEATASVKIKVVDIPDAPDAPLVPVVGGDWCSMTWEPPKYDGGSPITGYFVERKKKQSSRWMRLNFDLIKEQSFEPKKMIEGVPYEVRVFAVNAIGVSKPSEPSLAFTPLAVTSEPTMLVVDDITDTSVTVKWRPPETIGAAGLDGYLVEYCIEGTDNWIISNTEVTEKTKYTITGLTPGCKILVRVKALNAAGASAPRTLQHSILVKEVVEPPKIRVPRHLKQTYTRKVGEAVNLVVPFLGKPRPKVTWLKGGQPIEPSHVSIRNTDCDSIIFIRKAERSHSGKYEMTVQVENYVDTAIIDIQIVDLPGPPQCVTIEDVWGGNVALVWTPPRDSGNAPITGYTIQKADKKTMEWYTCIEHYHRTCITITELVVGNEYFFRVFSENMCGMSETATLTKKSALIVKEGLQVKMHDYCDHDFKEAPKFTQPLINTFAVAGYNATLNCSVRANPRAKVIWMKNKITIIDDPRYRMFSNQGVCTLEIRKPSPYDGGLYTCKAINDLGEAQVDCKLEVKGGFTFYELMQRGVPLHLIDKYMNESKIVEQEK, encoded by the exons GTGGAGACGTCTCCTTTGTCGCCAAGGTGGAGGCTAAAGATCTCCTTCGCAAACCCACTATCAAGTGGTTTAAAGGAAAATGGATGGATCTGGCCAGCAAGACAGGAAAGCACTTGCAGCTAAAAGAGACTTTTGACCGATTCACCAAG GTCCACACGTTTGAAATGCACATCATCAAGGCCAAAGATAACTATACTGGAAACTACAGGTGCGAAGTCAACTACAAGGACAAGTTTGACAGCTGTTCTTTCGACTTGGAAGTTAAAG AAGCTGAAAACACAGGCTTGCAGGGTATTGATATTCGATCAGCTTTCAAAAGAAG CAGTGAAGGACAAGAAGATGCAGGGGAGCTTGACTTTAGTGGTCTCCTTAAACATAG AAATCAAAG GGAGCCAAAGCAGGATGATACCCCAGAGATTGATGTGTGGGAGATCCTGAAAAACGCCCGACCAGATCAGTACGAGAAGATTGCCTTTATGTACGGCATCACAGATCTGAGAGGTCTgctgaggaggatgaagaagataccaaaagaggagaagaaaagcgAAG CTTTCGCAAAGAAACTGGAACCAGCATATCAGGTGGATAAAGGTGGAAAGATCCGCTTGGTGGTTGACCTGGCCGACCCTACAGTTGATCTGAAGTGGTACAAGAACGGACAGGAAATCAGACCCACTCCCAA TCAAAGGAA GTATATTTTTGAGCATAAGGGCACACAAAGGATTATGGTCATCAACAACTGCAGCGTAAACGATGATGCAGCCTATTCTGTAGCTGCAGGAGACGAAAAGTGCTGCACAGAGCTGTTTGTTAAAG AATTGCCAATAAAGATTGTTAAAGGTATTGAGCCTGTGAAGACCACAGTGAATGAGAGGATTGAGCTGGAGTGCGAGGTGTCAGAGGAAGGAGCTCAAGTCAAATG gATGAAGAACGGTGTTGAGGTTCCCACAGGAGTTCGCTCCAGATATCGAGTTAAGTGTGAAGGAACAAAACACTACTTGGTGATTGACGATGCCTCCAAAGAGGACACTGGAACATACTCCATTATGGCTACTGGTGGCACATCTGAGGCTCGCATACAGGTTGACT TGAAACCACTGAAGGTGCACCAGGACTTGCAGAATATAACAGTGTTGCTGGGTCAACCTGTCAAGTTGCAATGCGAGATTTACCCAGGCAATGTCCCAGGTCGCTGGTACAGGAATGGACAGCTGATCCAGCCTAGTGACCGTATCACTATCATACACAGAAATAG GGTCCATCGTCTTGAAACTGAAACATGCTCCCTTCACGATGCAGGAGATTATACTTTTGTACCTGAGGGATACTCACAGAGCCTCTCTTGCAAACTTCACATCATTG ACCCACCAAGGGTGCACTTGGACAGCTTGAACTTCCCAGACAACACAGTGACAATTGTGGCAGGAAATAAACTTCGCTTGGAGATTCCAATCAGTGGAGAACCGGCACCCAGGGTGGTGTGGATGAAGGGAGAAAGG gTGATTCTCGAGTCAGGCCATCGTGTCCGAGCTGAAACATATGGCGACCAAACCAGCCTGACAATTGAAGTGACAGAGCGGGAAGACAGTGGCAACTACAAGATAGTCCTGCAGAATGAGGCTggtgaagctacagccagcgtCAAAATCAAAGTTGTAG ATATCCCAGATGCTCCAGATGCACCCTTGGTCCCAGTGGTGGGTGGTGATTGGTGCTCTATGACGTGGGAACCCCCAAAATATGATGGAGGTTCACCAATAACAG GCTACTTTGTcgagagaaagaagaaacagagctCTAGATGGATGAGACTGAACTTTGACCTGATCAAAGAACAATCATTCGAGCCCAAGAAGATGATTGAAGGAGTGCCATATGAAGTCCGGGTCTTTGCAGTCAATGCCATTGGTGTGTCCAAGCCAAGTGAACCATCCCTAGCCTTTACTCCCCTCG CTGTGACCAGTGAGCCCACCATGCTGGTTGTGGACGATATCACAGACACCTCAGTGACCGTGAAATGGCGTCCTCCTGAAACTATCGGAGCTGCCGGTCTGGATGGATACTTGGTGGAATACTGCATAGAAGGAA CTGATAATTGGATAATATCCAACACTGAAGTCACAGAGAAGACCAAGTACACCATTACTGGGCTGACTCCAGGGTGTAAAATCTTAGTTCGAGTCAAAGCCCTCAATGCTGCCGGAGCTAGTGCTCCACGGACCCTTCAGCACTCTATCCTGGTCAAAGAGGTTGTTG AGCCACCAAAGATCCGCGTCCCCCGACACTTGAAGCAGACATACACTCGCAAAGTTGGAGAAGCAGTCAACCTTGTTGTGCCATTTCTG GGTAAACCTAGGCCGAAGGTCACCTGGCTGAAGGGGGGTCAGCCCATTGAGCCTTCGCACGTCAGCATCCGTAACACCGACTGCGACAGCATCATCTTCATACGTAAAGCAGAGCGTAGCCACTCTGGGAAGTATGAGATGACGGTGCAGGTTGAAAATTATGTGGACACAGCCATCATTGACATACAAATCGTAG ACTTGCCTGGTCCTCCTCAGTGTGTGACAATTGAAGATGTTTGGGGAGGAAATGTAGCTCTTGTCTGGACTCCACCAAGAGACAGCGGCAACGCCCCGATAACAGGCTATACCATtcaaaaagcagacaaaaagacaatg GAGTGGTACACATGCATTGAGCACTACCATCGCACTTGCATCACCATCACAGAGCTGGTGGTTGGGAACGAGTACTTCTTCAGGGTCTTTTCAGAGAACATGTGTGGCATGAGCGAAACTGCTACCCTAACTAAAAAAAGTGCCCTCATCGTGAAAGAAG GCTTGCAGGTGAAAATGCACGATTACTGTGACCACGACTTCAAGGAGGCACCAAAGTTCACACAGCCGCTGATCAACACTTTTGCCGTCGCCGGTTACAATGCCACTCTCAACTGTAGCGTCCGTGCCAACCCAAGG GCTAAAGTGATCTGGATGAAGAATAAGATAACCATCATTGACGACCCACGCTACCGCATGTTTAGCAACCAGGGAGTATGTACTTTGGAGATCAGGAAGCCCAGCCCTTATGATGGTGGCCTGTACACCTGCAAGGCCATCAACGACTTGGGAGAGGCCCAAGTGGACTGCAAgctggaggtcaaag GAGGCTTCACTTTCTACGAACTGATGCAACGCGGAGTGCCCCTACACCTGATTGACAAGTACATGAACGAGTCCAAGATTGTCGAGCAAGAGAAGTAA